In one window of Candidatus Binatia bacterium DNA:
- a CDS encoding glycosyltransferase yields the protein MKCADEAERLPPRDLPARNLATGATDALLAHSEARPPAVDVRACSQEGQESEGANANDRSVLDLSVVVPIFNERPNLPPLHLRLTRVLAKLGRTYEICYIDDGSNDGSLSFLLECAAKDPHVRVVELARNCGQHAAILAGFFVCRGDVVVTLDADLQNPPEEIPRLLDAVGQGADVVGGRRVGRRDSQARIFLSRVINSFVALLTGASMQDLGCMLRAYRREVVREVILRSGNWTFIPVLANAVAKRAIEIPVRHAARFRGRSRYSVLGLLRLGRALLATMPVLLPRWLGPIGLVSAITGATLVGLSSATRGPHSAPSPSPQFLLGVVGLCVGIGLVCAGLVGTTLRRTPHCARRNPPYVIRAVHEFGQP from the coding sequence GTGAAATGTGCTGATGAGGCAGAGCGTCTGCCGCCTCGTGACCTTCCTGCTCGTAACCTCGCGACGGGCGCAACCGATGCGCTACTCGCGCATTCGGAAGCTCGCCCACCGGCTGTCGATGTACGCGCTTGCTCCCAGGAAGGGCAGGAGTCAGAGGGCGCAAACGCCAATGACCGGTCAGTACTGGACCTTTCCGTGGTTGTGCCGATTTTCAATGAAAGGCCCAACCTACCGCCCTTGCATCTGCGCTTGACCCGTGTGCTGGCCAAACTCGGGCGGACCTACGAAATTTGCTACATCGATGATGGCAGCAACGACGGTTCGTTGTCCTTTCTCCTGGAATGCGCCGCTAAGGATCCGCACGTGCGCGTGGTGGAGCTAGCGCGCAACTGCGGGCAGCATGCAGCAATCTTGGCTGGTTTTTTCGTGTGCCGCGGGGATGTTGTGGTCACTCTCGATGCTGACCTGCAAAACCCGCCCGAGGAAATCCCACGTTTGCTTGACGCCGTGGGCCAAGGCGCCGATGTCGTTGGGGGCCGCCGTGTGGGGAGGCGTGACTCCCAGGCGCGCATTTTCCTCTCACGGGTGATCAACTCCTTCGTCGCCCTGCTCACCGGCGCATCGATGCAAGACCTCGGATGTATGCTGCGCGCGTACCGGCGGGAAGTGGTGCGAGAAGTGATCCTCCGGAGTGGTAATTGGACCTTCATCCCGGTGCTCGCGAATGCTGTCGCTAAACGGGCGATCGAGATCCCGGTCCGCCACGCAGCGCGTTTCCGCGGACGTTCTCGGTACTCGGTGCTGGGGTTACTCCGTCTCGGCCGGGCTCTGTTGGCTACGATGCCGGTACTCCTACCCCGCTGGCTTGGGCCGATTGGGCTCGTCAGTGCGATTACCGGGGCCACGCTCGTTGGGCTTTCCTCGGCGACGCGGGGCCCTCATAGCGCACCGTCCCCCTCTCCACAGTTTCTTCTGGGTGTTGTCGGGTTGTGCGTCGGGATTGGTCTTGTCTGCGCAGGGTTGGTTGGAACGACGTTGCGCCGTACTCCGCACTGCGCGAGACGCAATCCACCTTACGTCATTCGTGCGGTGCACGAATTCGGTCAACCGTGA
- a CDS encoding formyltransferase, with product MRCVVFAYHELGYVCLEELLRLGADVPLVITHEDDPEENVWFRSVAALARNRHLSVFAPQNVNAPEWVNRVEAVRPNFIFSFYYRRLLGRRLLELPTHGALNLHGSLLPRYRGRCPVNWVLIHDEKETGLTLHYMTQKPDAGDIVAQRVIPIDDSDDALSLYRKLAEAAPLLLRDVYPLLCSGNAPRIPQDHSQATYFGGRRPEDGRINWALTARQVFNLVRAVTKPYPGAFAFWRGKKLLVWRASAVPAPAESGLPGTVLETDPELVVQCGRGVVVLEEVQSDREEPCPGAEWARRHGVSRGERMQ from the coding sequence ATGCGCTGCGTCGTTTTTGCCTACCACGAACTCGGATATGTGTGCTTGGAAGAGCTTTTGCGTCTCGGCGCCGATGTGCCACTTGTGATCACTCACGAGGACGACCCGGAAGAAAATGTGTGGTTCCGCTCGGTCGCGGCTCTGGCGAGGAACCGACACCTTTCTGTTTTTGCGCCGCAGAACGTTAACGCACCTGAATGGGTGAATCGTGTTGAAGCAGTTCGGCCGAACTTCATATTCTCCTTTTATTACCGCCGGTTGCTGGGCCGGCGCTTGCTCGAACTTCCGACTCACGGCGCGCTGAACTTGCACGGTTCGTTGTTGCCTCGTTATCGTGGCCGCTGCCCAGTCAACTGGGTGCTCATCCACGACGAGAAAGAGACCGGCTTAACCCTCCATTACATGACCCAGAAGCCAGATGCGGGCGACATCGTTGCTCAACGAGTGATTCCCATCGACGACTCCGACGACGCACTTTCACTCTATCGCAAACTTGCGGAAGCCGCTCCGTTGCTGTTGAGAGACGTGTACCCACTTTTGTGCAGCGGTAACGCGCCGCGGATTCCGCAAGATCACAGTCAGGCCACGTACTTTGGCGGACGTCGCCCGGAGGACGGACGGATCAACTGGGCTCTTACGGCGCGGCAGGTTTTCAATTTGGTCAGGGCTGTGACGAAGCCGTACCCCGGGGCATTTGCCTTTTGGCGCGGAAAGAAGCTGCTCGTGTGGCGGGCATCCGCTGTGCCCGCGCCTGCGGAATCTGGCCTGCCGGGAACAGTGTTGGAAACCGATCCCGAGCTGGTCGTGCAATGTGGGCGCGGTGTGGTGGTGCTCGAGGAGGTCCAATCGGACAGGGAAGAACCGTGCCCGGGAGCGGAGTGGGCGCGCAGACACGGCGTCAGCCGAGGAGAACGAATGCAATGA
- a CDS encoding NAD-dependent epimerase/dehydratase family protein: protein MRVLITGGAGFVGSHLAEEFLRRGDTVLAFDSGPPDKVRHLLRHPCFSFIRGSVLDEDVLDRLIAECDLVYHLAAVVGVDHYVAAPQEVLDVNINGTQNVLKAACKRQRKVVFGSTSEVYGRNPKVPWSEDDDRVLGSTRVDRWCYATSKAVGEHFCFAYHRLGLPVTVLRYFNVYGPRLDQLDSGRVVTVFLGQALRGEPITVIGNGRQTRCFTYVDDCVRATVAAGVYPGTDGEVFNIGTNVETTILELAQLIIELTGTRSPIRFVSSEDVYGSSYEDIPRRVPDVSKMRTVLGLCANTSLRVGLQRTIDWFRQQAAQAGVVHAYAAGPQG from the coding sequence ATGAGGGTTCTGATCACAGGTGGAGCGGGGTTTGTCGGATCGCACCTGGCGGAAGAATTTTTGCGCCGAGGCGACACCGTGCTGGCGTTTGATTCGGGTCCTCCGGACAAGGTACGGCATCTACTGCGGCATCCTTGCTTTAGTTTCATTCGCGGTAGCGTGCTCGATGAAGATGTGTTGGATCGGCTGATTGCAGAGTGCGATTTGGTTTACCATTTAGCCGCCGTTGTTGGGGTCGACCATTACGTCGCCGCACCACAGGAGGTGCTCGACGTGAACATCAATGGCACCCAGAACGTGCTGAAAGCGGCCTGTAAACGTCAGCGAAAGGTAGTGTTCGGATCGACTTCCGAGGTGTATGGGCGAAACCCAAAAGTGCCCTGGAGCGAAGATGACGATCGTGTGCTCGGTTCCACACGAGTGGATCGGTGGTGCTACGCCACCTCCAAAGCCGTGGGCGAGCACTTCTGCTTTGCGTATCACCGCCTGGGGCTGCCCGTTACCGTGCTGCGTTACTTCAACGTGTACGGGCCGCGCCTCGATCAGCTCGATAGCGGCCGTGTCGTAACGGTTTTTCTAGGCCAGGCCTTACGGGGCGAACCAATCACGGTAATCGGCAACGGACGGCAAACGCGTTGCTTTACCTACGTTGACGACTGTGTCCGTGCCACGGTCGCTGCGGGGGTTTACCCCGGAACCGACGGCGAGGTGTTTAATATTGGCACAAACGTCGAAACCACGATACTCGAGCTAGCCCAACTGATTATTGAGCTGACTGGAACGCGCTCCCCGATTCGCTTTGTTTCCTCCGAGGACGTGTACGGGTCCTCTTACGAGGACATCCCCCGACGGGTTCCTGATGTGTCAAAGATGCGAACCGTTTTAGGTCTGTGCGCGAATACGTCTCTGCGCGTTGGCTTACAGCGGACCATTGACTGGTTTAGGCAACAAGCGGCCCAGGCTGGGGTCGTGCACGCTTATGCGGCTGGGCCTCAAGGTTGA
- a CDS encoding polysaccharide deacetylase family protein, with product MRNGVPNLLRLFDRLNVRVSFFVAVGPDRSGRAIRRLFRPGFLDKMWRTRAISTYGWRTLLYGTLLPSPHIGRRCAGLLREIVAAGHELAAHGYDHVRWQDCLASLTRADIADELRWAWQTIGDATGAEPRAFGAPGWQCTEESLRCEEARGLLYRSDTRGSVPYYIVLNGQMLPTLEIPTTLPTLDETWGAVSTDTEHLCRWYLRQLDDDFNVYTAHAEMEGRGYLNFLEQWLHGVLAEGVAVTRLDELAAAYRNTASRCELRMGHVPGRSGTVAIQGERLG from the coding sequence ATGCGCAACGGCGTTCCCAATCTGCTTCGTTTGTTTGACCGGCTGAACGTTCGCGTTAGCTTCTTTGTTGCAGTCGGTCCGGACCGCTCCGGTCGTGCGATTCGGCGGCTGTTTCGCCCCGGCTTTTTGGACAAGATGTGGCGCACCCGGGCAATCTCGACGTACGGTTGGCGCACGTTGCTTTACGGTACTTTGTTGCCGTCACCTCACATTGGGCGCCGCTGTGCTGGGCTACTGCGCGAGATTGTCGCCGCTGGCCATGAACTGGCCGCGCACGGCTACGATCACGTTCGCTGGCAAGATTGCCTGGCGTCGTTAACACGCGCCGACATTGCCGACGAATTGCGTTGGGCCTGGCAAACGATCGGTGATGCCACAGGTGCGGAGCCACGCGCCTTCGGCGCGCCGGGATGGCAGTGCACTGAGGAAAGTTTGCGGTGCGAAGAGGCCCGCGGCCTCCTGTATCGCAGCGACACTCGCGGCAGTGTGCCGTATTACATCGTGCTGAACGGGCAAATGTTGCCCACTCTGGAAATTCCAACAACGTTACCTACGCTAGACGAAACCTGGGGAGCGGTGAGTACCGACACGGAACACCTGTGCCGCTGGTACCTGCGCCAGCTCGACGACGACTTCAATGTGTACACGGCACACGCTGAGATGGAAGGGCGAGGCTACTTGAACTTTCTGGAGCAGTGGTTGCACGGCGTGCTTGCGGAAGGTGTGGCTGTGACCCGATTGGACGAATTGGCCGCTGCGTACCGGAATACAGCTTCGAGGTGTGAGTTGCGCATGGGGCACGTCCCGGGGCGGTCCGGCACAGTCGCGATACAAGGAGAACGCCTTGGTTGA
- a CDS encoding glycosyltransferase family 39 protein, protein MVEVAPVLDDPVEREHLTAGQVVVAIAAFVAIAVAFLCTLNASPLIEPDEPRYAEVAREMLVRGDWITPTLNFVKYFEKPPLVYWLIALNLAIFGQQDWAVRFWSAVFGLLGVMCTAYLAWRMFGFRVGVVAAAILASMPLYFGISQVASPDMPLAALCTACLVCAWVIHSRDEGGRERALVACFWIALALAVLAKGPVAAVLVFGTIGTYALVAREFAPWVRLFWLPGLALFSAITLPWFVLVTWNNPEFARFFFFEQHVLRYAQPWEHRQPPWFYIPVVLLGAFPWWLIGLYAWRRVKTVAGGTSRIWRAEHLYLLCWFAVVFVFFSLSGSKLGTYILPALPPLAMLFAHSIVKQIDGLGASLLKAAGASAIVLGLGLLAAARLAPVLSTHHRAERLPPALLVGAAVLVVGGVLLSRLESCTRQRPWIAVAGLAGLLLSVEVATFRNRGVAEHYTPLAQAIRQQWKPGDRIVLYRHYTQGIPYYTGRRVVVVRSWGELDFGRRQGDHTGYFWEDDDRLVREWNRGGRMFLVLNRSALADLAGHLEPSPRPLAHWGKKVVVVNF, encoded by the coding sequence TTGGTTGAAGTTGCGCCCGTGCTGGACGACCCCGTAGAGCGAGAGCACCTAACCGCCGGGCAAGTCGTGGTTGCGATCGCGGCGTTCGTGGCGATCGCTGTCGCCTTCCTGTGCACATTGAACGCAAGCCCGCTCATCGAGCCCGACGAACCTCGATATGCGGAAGTCGCTCGAGAAATGCTTGTGCGCGGCGATTGGATTACGCCGACGCTGAATTTCGTGAAATACTTCGAGAAGCCGCCGTTGGTTTATTGGCTGATCGCGTTGAACTTGGCGATCTTCGGGCAGCAGGACTGGGCGGTGCGGTTTTGGTCGGCTGTGTTTGGCCTGCTTGGCGTGATGTGCACTGCCTACCTGGCGTGGCGGATGTTCGGCTTTCGGGTGGGTGTGGTTGCGGCAGCGATTTTGGCAAGCATGCCCCTTTATTTCGGGATCAGCCAGGTCGCGAGCCCCGATATGCCGCTCGCTGCGCTGTGCACGGCCTGCTTGGTCTGCGCATGGGTGATTCATTCGAGAGACGAAGGCGGCCGAGAGCGGGCTCTTGTTGCGTGTTTCTGGATTGCCCTTGCACTTGCGGTGCTGGCGAAGGGCCCGGTTGCGGCCGTACTCGTGTTCGGCACCATCGGAACATATGCGTTGGTGGCGCGGGAGTTTGCACCTTGGGTCAGATTGTTTTGGCTACCGGGACTGGCACTGTTCAGCGCTATCACGCTTCCCTGGTTTGTCTTGGTCACATGGAACAATCCGGAATTTGCGCGTTTCTTCTTCTTCGAACAGCACGTGTTGCGTTACGCGCAACCTTGGGAACATCGGCAGCCCCCGTGGTTTTACATCCCGGTGGTGCTCCTGGGGGCCTTCCCGTGGTGGCTGATCGGCTTGTACGCGTGGCGAAGGGTAAAAACCGTAGCGGGTGGCACAAGCCGAATTTGGCGAGCGGAACACTTGTATTTGCTCTGCTGGTTCGCAGTTGTGTTTGTGTTCTTTTCGTTGTCCGGGTCGAAACTCGGAACTTACATTTTGCCAGCTTTGCCACCGCTGGCCATGTTGTTTGCGCACAGCATAGTGAAGCAGATCGACGGACTTGGGGCGTCACTCTTGAAGGCCGCTGGGGCCAGTGCCATTGTGTTAGGGTTGGGTTTGCTTGCAGCCGCTCGTTTGGCTCCCGTGTTGTCGACGCACCATCGCGCTGAACGGTTGCCCCCTGCCCTGTTGGTGGGAGCCGCGGTACTGGTGGTTGGTGGTGTTCTCTTATCGAGGCTCGAATCTTGCACTCGACAGAGGCCGTGGATCGCGGTGGCTGGCCTGGCTGGCCTGCTTTTGTCGGTGGAAGTTGCAACTTTTAGGAACCGAGGCGTGGCCGAGCACTACACCCCCTTAGCGCAAGCGATTCGGCAACAGTGGAAACCCGGAGACCGCATAGTGCTTTATCGTCATTACACCCAGGGGATCCCTTACTATACGGGCCGGAGGGTGGTGGTGGTCCGTTCTTGGGGCGAGCTCGATTTCGGCAGACGACAGGGTGACCACACGGGTTATTTCTGGGAGGACGACGACCGTTTGGTCCGAGAGTGGAACAGGGGTGGCCGAATGTTTCTCGTACTCAACAGAAGCGCGCTGGCTGATCTCGCTGGCCATCTCGAGCCGTCGCCGCGTCCATTGGCTCATTGGGGCAAAAAGGTTGTGGTGGTGAACTTTTGA